One window of Nicotiana tomentosiformis chromosome 11, ASM39032v3, whole genome shotgun sequence genomic DNA carries:
- the LOC104086051 gene encoding pentatricopeptide repeat-containing protein At4g21065-like, with translation MAFAMEISTMGQAMQLHARVLKSGPENQAHAQNLSKLFTFSALSPTGDLTYARHILTTLQTPNSYYYNTMIRAYSDSPDPTRSLSLFLSMHCREEPIVPGPDKFTYPFVLKACSKLRYAQLGKQIHGLILKSGLMSDRYVNNALIHMYAGCVDSGLALKMFDEMSDRDVVSWTSMIDGFVDNDRPIEAIGLFEQMMDNGVDPNEATLVSVLRACADTGAMSIGQKVHNFVKERNLSTKANVGTALIDMYAKCGCIESAKEVFNETMDKDVYAWTAMVSGLASHGLSEEAMEHFEQMKSCNVKPDERTMTAVLSACRNAGWIGKGLYHLRSMKKYKLRPTIQHYGCIVDTFVRAGQLEEAEQFIRKMPIDPDVVLWRTLLWGCKTHGDVERSERLVKDIELLKMDSHDCGSYILLGNVYAAAGNWKEKAKMRELMNQRGLVKTPGSSRIEIDGLVHEFTAGDSRHVEAENIFAKLDEMEQNARREGYDPKVSEVLLEIDDDEKASQLLKHSEKLAVSFGLIKTNPGTVIRVVKNLRSCEDCHSFMKLISKLYQREIIIRDRIRYHHFRGGECSCGDRW, from the coding sequence ATGGCATTCGCCATGGAAATATCAACAATGGGTCAAGCCATGCAGCTCCATGCCCGGGTACTCAAGTCGGGACCCGAAAACCAAGCCCATGCCCAAAACCTCAGCAAGCTTTTCACTTTCTCAGCTCTTTCACCCACAGGTGACCTCACTTATGCCCGCCACATTCTCACCACTCTCCAAACCCCAAATTCATACTACTACAACACCATGATTCGTGCTTACTCGGACTCTCCCGACCCGACCCGCTCTCTTAGCCTTTTTCTTTCAATGCATTGCCGTGAAGAACCCATCGTACCTGGACCCGACAAGTTCACTTACCCGTTTGTCCTTAAGGCCTGTTCGAAGTTGCGATATGCCCAGCTCGGGAAACAGATTCATGGGTTGATTTTAAAGTCGGGTTTAATGTCGGATCGTTATGTGAACAATGCACTTATCCATATGTATGCGGGTTGTGTTGATTCTGGTCTTGCGTTGAAAATGTTTGATGAAATGTCTGACAGAGATGTAGTTTCTTGGACCTCGATGATTGATGGGTTTGTGGATAATGATCGACCTATTGAAGCTATTGGGTTGTTTGAGCAAATGATGGATAATGGCGTGGACCCGAATGAAGCGACTCTTGTTTCAGTACTTAGAGCTTGTGCTGACACTGGAGCAATGAGTATTGGGCAAAAAGTTCATAACTTTGTTAAGGAACGGAATCTTAGTACAAAGGCTAATGTTGGTACTGCACTTATTGACATGTATGCAAAATGTGGGTGTATAGAAAGTGCTAAAGAAGTATTTAATGAAACAATGGATAAAGATGTTTATGCTTGGACAGCAATGGTATCCGGTCTTGCAAGTCATGGTCTTTCGGAAGAGGCCATGGAACATTTCGAGCAGATGAAGAGTTGTAATGTGAAGCCGGATGAAAGAACGATGACTGCAGTTTTATCAGCTTGTAGGAATGCTGGTTGGATTGGCAAAGGATTGTATCATTTAAGGAGTATGAAGAAGTATAAGTTAAGACCGACAATTCAGCATTATGGATGCATAGTGGACACATTTGTGCGTGCTGGCCAGTTAGAAGAGGCCGAGCAGTTTATCAGGAAGATGCCAATTGATCCAGATGTCGTGCTATGGAGAACGTTGTTATGGGGTTGTAAAACTCATGGAGATGTTGAAAGGAGCGAACGATTAGTGAAAGACATTGAACTTTTGAAAATGGACTCTCATGATTGTGGGAGTTACATACTCCTCGGGAATGTATATGCAGCCGCGGGGAATTGGAAGGAGAAGGCGAAGATGAGAGAGTTGATGAATCAAAGAGGGCTAGTTAAGACACCAGGCTCCAGTAGGATTGAGATTGATGGGTTGGTCCATGAATTTACAGCTGGAGATTCCAGACATGTTGAAGCGGAAAATATTTTTGCAAAATTGGATGAAATGGAGCAGAATGCTAGAAGGGAAGGTTATGATCCCAAAGTTTCAGAGGTATTACTTGAAATTGATGATGACGAGAAAGCATCTCAGCTTCTAAAACACAGTGAGAAACTTGCAGTCTCATTTGGACTTATCAAAACAAATCCAGGAACTGTCATTAGGGTAGTGAAAAACCTAAGATCTTGTGAGGACTGCCATTCTTTCATGAAACTAATCTCGAAGTTATACCAAAGAGAGATCATCATTAGGGATCGTATCCGTTACCATCACTTTAGGGGTGGTGAATGTTCTTGCGGAGATAGATGGTGA